A DNA window from Trypanosoma brucei brucei TREU927 chromosome 11 chr11_scaffold01 genomic scaffold, whole genome shotgun sequence contains the following coding sequences:
- a CDS encoding RNA polymerase I second largest subunit, which translates to MSTKNSVVGSASGSHASTAGETVTSTRSGTSSRHSRQRRQQYDYVKNPSEPMTAMERLKLVRCSIARLRYLGERHRHTSKLDTTGGDRLLSFFEGLRKRVLKLEYNPRVVAKSKVGAPKHLDYIRGHANALLGEASTIISECEQAMDRSEAVYEGLAYHQLQDTHRELENLVGLLSGAPSDMESAGSLKLLADLVSPHVAEFDAFAEQRVPEFLQELKNEGFLFSSVINDSQQPANAIGLLSVFIVDVAIGVRPGRSARLVIQHALHNLARLKSRVDKADLTLGAEEDSSNNEHHRMQSLEFEVIRGRLREAKEELERIRDKWDHDEGDIFSRAGTGVQGLQSIIDAKRVKESTVIEEAQAIHDRTVYACLPFASPQYCRIRSETYSQPCHVRVGFKFVAKGDGSVSRTKTQLIYNLMPEFLILMRQQGIAPSDQERFATLAPSKYELWLSLGELPEMVLGARCALRGVNQRLDHFRALEEQKEVGGYFVLRGGERILRNLILQRCNVPLNIERERFATVDSFFSPRAVIIRCKRPSGLTVQNYFYYATKGEVIFTFARRVVWNIPALLVLSALNTRHRTSLDIYKLLTIGLTNGRSPHAARVEALLQHHSQMPYSTLDNFLDYLAVVGLMYRRYHESSFIFRFLPQYHTSFATQHDAWYGLFMLRRHMLPHLNTAEATPDLPPTATSREIREWLSTGLQEELAAKFDALIGILRQLLVFNDGATGNQGNDVLAYQEVFTVSQVLIGAFEVSLMKTMGAVTFRMAGQLSPEIFQATMCLAETPIREAANTLEKLNQLLEYSCRNNGPDPLITLNRLLLTGNFALDREEDFYSPQTAGWAVMTEHLNFYRSFEQLMCVHRGKSIAEMRSSDVRRYPCEAYGFICMVHSPDGEDCGVLNHLSISTVLSASPRVGSSQYKILLAFIEEELKNVRNTTSLISCVDQLVGTVPVWLEGRLLGYLSPNEALSASKALTQKKALRSRGVVGVTGIVRRDSISSLNTMEVVYIPPGSKDPMGLYIFYQYGRLMRPVLQIESPSRGGDLPFPVVYLGTWEQSWRDIAAVPSDLFDGFDQLRRKYEFMEQNGFNILSFTSSTIPFFEHNCSPRNLFQCGLSKQTAGTQLQTQAWRRDAKLFRMYYPQRYISRTLPMDYFGLDDVSLGVNAVVAILAYTGYDLDDAMILNSTAKQFGMLNAGVTVAKIVKASGKGDSNDVFVFHNCLPDGQPFTPELDRHGLPKKRAVPNATAYFSFDTDHKYPSLRDSSAVYCCAKRFEYIDPLTNEKTYEYTRHQITKWRHFDKGEDAWVHSVIPLTYDGPDPTSVLVLFRIPRPPVIGDKFSSRHGQKGTLPLDIRSHDLPFSTRDGITPDIIINPHAFPSRMTVGMVLEMMGAKLGCIQGRLCDHSAWSVIDEQPRSAKTIGDALEALGYNRYGREKLIDGITGEEIEAEVLVGISGYQRLRHMVSDKWQARARTDSHTHRAVTKTGQPVKGRKRHGGVRVGEMERDALLSHGVAEVVIDRLLHVSDKTKAFICVECGSMLSIYERHATEYSTWKTCKFCSAGLHETDDTIAFVEIPQVLRLWATELTSVGIRVVLKTSETSL; encoded by the coding sequence ATGTCAACAAAGAATTCCGTTGTAGGTTCGGCTTCCGGGTCGCATGCGTCAACCGCGGGTGAGACAGTAACATCAACCCGCAGTGGGACATCCTCTCGGCATTCTAGGCAGAGACGGCAGCAGTACGATTACGTGAAGAATCCTTCGGAACCAATGACCGCAATGGAGAGGCTCAAACTTGTGCGCTGCTCCATAGCGCGGCTGCGCTATCTTGGTGAGCGCCATCGTCACACGTCGAAGCTCGACACAACCGGTGGTGACCGGCTGCTGAGTTTCTTCGAGGGACTACGCAAGCGAGTACTGAAGCTTGAGTACAACCCCCGTGTAGTCGCAAAATCCAAAGTCGGTGCACCAAAGCACCTTGATTATATCAGAGGGCACGCGAATGCTCTTCTGGGAGAGGCATCGACCATTATTTCCGAATGTGAACAAGCGATGGACCGAAGCGAAGCTGTGTACGAGGGTCTTGCGTATCACCAGCTCCAAGATACACATCGCGAGTTGGAGAACTTAGTAGGGTTGCTATCTGGTGCGCCATCAGATATGGAGAGCGCTGGATCTTTGAAACTACTTGCTGACCTGGTTTCTCCTCATGTGGCCGAATTTGATGCCTTTGCAGAGCAGCGCGTGCCAGAGTTTTTACAAGAATTGAAAAACGAgggtttccttttctcttcagtAATAAATGATTCTCAACAACCTGCCAATGCGATTGGACTTCTGTCAGTGTTCATTGTCGATGTCGCCATCGGAGTTCGACCTGGGCGTTCTGCTAGGTTGGTGATTCAGCATGCCCTTCACAACTTGGCCAGGCTCAAGTCTCGTGTTGACAAAGCCGATCTAACCCTTGGGGCGGAGGAAGACAGTAGCAATAACGAACATCACAGGATGCAGTCTCTCGAATTCGAGGTTATTCGTGGCCGTTTAAGAGAAGCTAAGGAGGAATTGGAAAGAATAAGGGATAAGTGGGATCACGACGAAGGGGATATATTCTCACGCGCCGGTACTGGGGTTCAAGGTTTGCAGTCAATTATTGATGCAAAGCGAGTGAAGGAGTCGACGGTGATTGAGGAGGCGCAAGCAATACATGATCGAACAGTTTATGCGTGCCTTCCTTTTGCGTCTCCGCAATACTGTCGCATTCGGAGTGAGACATATTCCCAACCTTGCCATGTGCGGGTGGGTTTTAAGTTCGTTGCCAAGGGAGATGGATCAGTCTCTCGAACGAAGACGCAGTTGATATATAATCTTATGCCAGAATTCTTGATTCTCATGCGCCAACAAGGGATTGCCCCTTCTGATCAAGAGCGTTTTGCCACCCTTGCACCCAGTAAGTACGAGTTGTGGTTATCCCTGGGAGAGTTACCGGAGATGGTATTGGGTGCTCGCTGCGCCCTCCGCGGTGTGAACCAGCGACTTGATCACTTTCGTGCCTTAGAGGAGCAAAAGGAGGTAGGCGGTTATTTCGTTTTGCGCGGTGGTGAGCGTATTCTACGGAACCTCATTCTACAGCGCTGCAATGTTCCTCTTAATATCGAGCGTGAGCGGTTTGCGACCGTggattctttcttttctccgaGGGCGGTAATTATCCGTTGCAAGCGTCCGAGTGGTTTAACCGTCCAAAACTACTTCTACTATGCAACCAAGGGTGAGGTGATCTTTACCTTCGCACGGAGGGTCGTGTGGAATATCCCGGCCCTATTGGTATTATCTGCCCTGAACACCCGGCATCGGACTTCGCTGGATATATACAAGCTTCTTACCATTGGCCTCACCAACGGTAGAAGCCCTCATGCTGCGCGTGTGGAGGCACTTTTGCAGCACCATAGCCAGATGCCGTACAGTACTCTCGACAATTTCCTGGATTATTTAGCGGTCGTGGGTCTGATGTACAGACGGTACCACGAGTCATCCTTTATCTTTCGGTTTCTCCCGCAGTATCACACTTCTTTTGCCACTCAGCACGACGCCTGGTATGGTTTGTTCATGCTGCGACGACATATGTTGCCGCACTTGAATACTGCTGAGGCTACGCCGGATTTGCCGCCTACAGCCACCTCACGAGAGATCAGGGAGTGGCTTTCCACTGGACTCCAGGAGGAGCTAGCTGCGAAGTTCGATGCATTAATTGGTATCTTGCGTCAGCTGTTGGTTTTTAATGACGGTGCAACGGGTAACCAGGGGAACGACGTGCTCGCTTATCAGGAGGTGTTCACGGTTTCGCAAGTGCTAATAGGTGCTTTCGAGGTGTCATTGATGAAAACCATGGGGGCAGTGACCTTTCGTATGGCAGGTCAACTTTCCCCTGAGATATTTCAAGCCACTATGTGCTTGGCAGAAACTCCAATACGAGAAGCCGCCAATACCCTTGAGAAGCTGAATCAGTTACTGGAATACAGCTGTCGTAACAATGGACCTGATCCACTTATTACACTCAATCGGTTGCTTCTTACGGGAAACTTTGCCCTTGACCGTGAAGAAGATTTTTATTCTCCCCAAACCGCTGGCTGGGCAGTTATGACGGAACACTTAAACTTCTATCGCTCCTTTGAGCAGCTCATGTGCGTACATCGTGGTAAATCGATCGCAGAAATGCGTTCGAGTGATGTGCGCAGGTACCCATGCGAGGCTTACGGGTTTATATGCATGGTTCATAGCCCCGATGGCGAGGATTGCGGTGTCTTAAATCACCTGAGTATAAGCACGGTTCTTTCTGCCTCTCCTCGAGTTGGGTCAAGCCAGTACAAAATTCTCCTGGCTTTCATTGAGGAAGAGCTAAAGAATGTTAGGAATACCACATCACTGATTTCCTGTGTGGATCAGCTGGTCGGTACCGTTCCTGTGTGGTTGGAAGGAAGGCTGCTGGGTTACCTCTCACCTAACGAGGCTCTGAGTGCCTCCAAAGCTCTCACACAGAAGAAGGCATTACGAAGCCGGGGAGTTGTGGGTGTCACAGGTATCGTGAGGCGCGACAGTATAAGTTCTCTAAACACTATGGAGGTTGTCTACATACCGCCTGGGAGCAAGGATCCAATGGGGTTGTACATATTTTACCAGTACGGAAGACTCATGCGCCCGGTGCTGCAAATTGAGTCGCCGTCTCGCGGCGGCGACCTTCCATTTCCTGTCGTTTACCTAGGTACTTGGGAGCAGTCGTGGAGGGACATTGCTGCCGTCCCCTCCGACCTTTTTGATGGTTTTGACCAACTGAGACGCAAGTACGAGTTTATGGAACAAAACGGGTTCAACATATTGAGCTTCACTTCCTCGACGATTCCATTCTTTGAACATAACTGTTCTCCCCGTAACCTTTTTCAGTGTGGATTGTCAAAACAGACGGCTGGTACACAACTCCAAACTCAGGCATGGCGACGGGATGCGAAGCTCTTCCGCATGTACTATCCCCAACGTTATATTAGTCGTACACTCCCGATGGATTACTTTGGCCTAGATGACGTAAGCTTGGGAGTTAATGCGGTGGTTGCCATCCTTGCCTACACAGGCTATGATTTGGACGATGCCATGATACTAAACAGCACAGCGAAACAATTTGGTATGCTTAATGCTGGTGTTACCGTTGCAAAGATCGTAAAAGCCAGTGGGAAAGGAGACAGCAACGATGTCTTCGTGTTTCACAACTGTCTTCCAGATGGGCAGCCCTTCACACCGGAGTTGGATCGTCACGGCCTTCCGAAAAAGCGTGCAGTGCCCAATGCAACGGCGTATTTCTCGTTTGATACCGATCACAAATATCCGTCGTTGAGGGATAGCAGTGCAGTGTATTGTTGTGCCAAGCGCTTTGAGTACATCGACCCATTAACCAATGAGAAGACTTATGAATACACACGTCACCAAATAACGAAGTGGAGGCACTTTGACAAAGGTGAGGATGCATGGGTCCACAGCGTCATTCCACTAACATATGACGGACCGGACCCCACCAGTGTGCTGGTTTTGTTCCGTATCCCGCGCCCGCCTGTTATCGGTGACAAATTTTCCTCGCGCCATGGACAGAAGGGGACACTTCCCCTTGACATACGCTCTCACGATTTACCGTTCAGCACACGTGATGGTATTACGCCTGACATTATTATCAACCCTCATGCTTTCCCCTCCCGCATGACAGTAGGCATGGTGCTGGAGATGATGGGTGCGAAGCTGGGCTGTATCCAAGGTCGGTTGTGCGATCATAGTGCATGGAGTGTTATTGATGAGCAGCCCCGATCCGCTAAAACGATTGGCGACGCCCTTGAGGCACTCGGTTACAACCGATATGGCCGTGAGAAACTTATAGATGGCATAACTGGGGAGGAAATCGAAGCTGAAGTATTGGTAGGCATCTCGGGATACCAGCGCTTGCGGCACATGGTAAGTGACAAGTGGCAGGCGCGGGCCAGGACAGATTCCCACACTCATCGAGCAGTGACGAAAACAGGGCAACCAGTGAAGGGACGTAAGCGCCACGGTGGCGTCCGCGTCGGTGAGATGGAGCGTGACGCGTTGCTTTCCCACGGTGTGGCTGAGGTCGTTATCGACAGGCTGCTTCATGTGTCCGATAAAACGAAGgcttttatttgtgttgAGTGCGGCTCTATGCTGTCCATTTACGAACGACACGCAACAGAATATTCAACGTGGAAAACGTGCAAATTCTGCAGTGCAGGTCTGCACGAGACAGATGACACAATAGCTTTCGTTGAGATCCCGCAGGTGCTTCGTCTCTGGGCAACGGAGCTTACAAGCGTCGGCATTCGAGTTGTGCTGAAGACCAGTGAAACATCCTTGTAA